GGCGATCGCTTGAAATCGGTTTTTCAGAAACTCGGTGAGCATCTGTACCTTCGTGGACAGATGTCGGTTGACTGGATAGAGGATCATAATGTTCAACGAGGGCAGGTGGTAGTGGGTAAATAAACGCTGAAGGCGATCGCTACCTAGGTCGCCCCCCACGATAAACGATGGCAATAGGACAATACCTAGGTCTCGTAAAGCTGCTTGGCGCAGGACGTCGCCATTGTTGGAACAGAGGACGCCGTGAATGGGCACGGTAATGTCTTCCTCTCCATCCATAAACCGCCACTGACGACGACTGGATAAGTAACCATAGGATAAGCAAGAGTGATCATGTAGGTCGTGGGGATGGTTGGGCGTGCCATGCTTGGCTAGGTAGCCAGGGGATGCGCAGACAATCTGCTGGACGGCAGCAATGGTGTGAACAATGACGCCTGGAAAATCTGAGGTTTCGGAGATCCGCACGGTGAGATCAAAGCCTTCCTCAATCGGATCAATGAAGCGATCGTTCAGGGTGAGCTGCACGTGGAGTTCGGGATAGTGAGCCATAAAGTCAGCGATCGCGGGCGCTAAGTTGAGGATGCCAAAGGACAT
The sequence above is drawn from the Candidatus Obscuribacterales bacterium genome and encodes:
- a CDS encoding substrate binding domain-containing protein, with amino-acid sequence FYDRCLDILAALEEAELAVSRIHQEPRGNLRINAPMSFGILNLAPAIADFMAHYPELHVQLTLNDRFIDPIEEGFDLTVRISETSDFPGVIVHTIAAVQQIVCASPGYLAKHGTPNHPHDLHDHSCLSYGYLSSRRQWRFMDGEEDITVPIHGVLCSNNGDVLRQAALRDLGIVLLPSFIVGGDLGSDRLQRLFTHYHLPSLNIMILYPVNRHLSTKVQMLTEFLKNRFQAIAFEP